In the Oryza glaberrima chromosome 6, OglaRS2, whole genome shotgun sequence genome, one interval contains:
- the LOC127775880 gene encoding uncharacterized protein LOC127775880 isoform X3, whose product METDRSWMYKGRRKRGEVTAEWISKTTEFLDKAFRRETGRAGVLCPCNYCNNTRPQTRDMMMKHLCKFGFRPAYTVWVYHVETYPARESDICQSTEDEDRVAEIDRMDEMIDDVHDAYVSVEEEDPEPTAQAFFQMLSAATQPLHEHTQVSQLDAITRLLAVKSQYAISIAGFDALLNVICALLPQGHKLPANLYEAKKVLSALNMPYEKIDACPKNCMLFRKENTQKTHCDNSGESRYVEVEDSNGHKKQ is encoded by the coding sequence ATGGAAACTGATCGCAGTTGGATGTACAAGGGCCGTCGAAAGCGTGGCGAGGTTACCGCTGAGTGGATATCGAAGACTACAGAATTTCTTGACAAGGCATTCAGGAGGGAGACAGGACGTGCTGGTGTGTTGTGTCCATGTAACTACTGCAACAACACACGTCCTCAAACAAGAGATATGATGATGAAACACCTTTGCAAATTTGGTTTCAGGCCAGCATATACTGTGTGGGTGTATCATGTTGAGACATATCCTGCACGTGAAAGCGATATATGCCAAAGcactgaagatgaagataggGTGGCAGAGATTGATCGGATGGATGAGATGATAGATGATGTCCATGATGCTTATGTCTCAGTTGAGGAGGAAGATCCAGAGCCTACAGCGCAAGCTTTTTTTCAAATGCTGTCTGCAGCAACTCAACCTCTCCACGAACACACACAGGTATCACAACTTGATGCTATCACACGACTACTAGCTGTCAAGTCTCAATATGCTATATCAATTGCTGGATTTGATGCACTTTTAAATGTGATATGTGCTCTCCTCCCACAAGGGCACAAACTACCAGCAAACTTGTATGAGGCAAAGAAAGTTCTTAGTGCATTGAACATGCCATATGAGAAGATAGATGCATGCCCTAAAAATTGCATGCTCTTTAGGAAAGAGAATACGCAGAAGACACACTGTGATAATAGTGGAGAGAGTAGGTATGTGGAGGTTGAAGACAGTAATGGTCACAAGAAACAATAA
- the LOC127775880 gene encoding uncharacterized protein LOC127775880 isoform X1 codes for MSESQAKQMTWHKNGHRYHTDKIVHPADGEAWKKFDRDFTGFSMEARNVRIAIATDGFCPFGMGSSSYTCWPMFVIPLNLPPGVCMRQHNMFLTLIIPGPNYPGKHISVFMEPLVDELIHAWQQGVLTYDRATKTNFIMRVSFLYSIHDLPAYGIFYGWCVHGKMPCPTCMEALQGKRLKFGGKYSFFDCHRQFLPIDHSFRSDSNSFLSNTTVSNEPPLRLSGQEIRARLDNLVPAANGDKFVGYGKDHHWTHISSLWRLPYFHKLVLPHNIDVMHNEKNVAEAIFNTCFDIPDQTKDNVKARLDQAALCNRPELNLVQKHASSQWVKPRADFCLSRAQKKEVLEWFQTLKFPDGYGSNLRRGVNLKTMRINGLKSHDYHIMMERIFPVMFRGYLPTHVWEVLAEVSFFYRKLCAKQFDPIEMANMQSQVIVLVCKLEKIFPPGFFNPMQHLMIHLPYEASMGGPVQFRWNYPIERGQKYLKSKVRNRRRVEASIAEAYILDEISNFTSIYFADQVQTIHNPVPRYNVATQSIDCSLNLFSIRGDSTSRGVPRHLTREEWNAAMLYVLTNLTEVDDYIGKFIDEEWTRRGVPTRQQQENILRNGAGRDRPNFVSWFYQQGY; via the exons ATGTCTGAATCGCAGGCCAAGCAAATGACATGGCACAAGAATGGTCATCGGTACCATACTGACAAGATTGTACACCCAGCTGATGGTGAGGCCTGGAAGAAATTTGATAGGGACTTCACAGGCTTTTCAATGGAAGCCCGCAATGTTAGAATAGCAATAGCAACAGACGGGTTCTGTCCATTTGGTATGGGTTCTTCTTCGTACACTTGCTGGCCTATGTTTGTCATTCCTTTAAACCTTCCACCTGGTGTTTGCATGCGCCAGCACAACATGTTCCTTACCTTGATAATTCCTGGGCCAAATTATCCTGGCAAACACATTAGTGTATTCATGGAACCCTTAGTTGATGAACTTATACATGCTTGGCAGCAAGGTGTGTTGACATATGATCGTGCCACCAAGACGAATTTCATCATGCGAGTCTCATTTCTTTATTCTATCCATGACCTTCCAGCATATGGTATATTTTACGGTTGGTGTGTGCATGGAAAGATGCCATGCCCAACATGTATGGAGGCACTCCAAGGAAAAAGGTTGAAGTTTGGTGGAAAGTACTCATTCTTTGATTGTCATCGCCAGTTCCTCCCAATTGATCATAGCTTTAGAAGTGATTCAAATTCTTTTCTATCAAACACTACAGTTAGCAATGAACCACCTCTTCGTCTCTCAGGTCAAGAGATCCGTGCCCGGTTAGATAACCTTGTCCCTGCTGCTAATGGAGATAAGTTTGTAGGCTATGGCAAGGATCACCATTGGACACATATATCTAGTTTGTGGAGACTCCCGTACTTTCACAAACTAGTACTTCCTCATAACATCGATGTCATGCACAATGAAAAGAATGTTGCTGAGGCAATTTTCAATACTTGCTTTGACATTCCAGACCAAACGAAGGACAATGTCAAGGCTCGCCTTGATCAAGCAGCACTTTGTAACAGACCTGAATTGAACCTCGTCCAAAAACATGCATCTAGTCAGTGGGTAAAGCCAAGAGCTGACTTTTGCTTGAGTAGAGCTCAGAAGAAGGAAGTATTAGAATGGTTTCAAACATTGAAATTCCCTGATGGCTATGGGTCGAACCTAAGGAGAGGAGTGAATTTGAAAACCATGCGGATCAATGGGTTAAAAAGCCATGATTACCACATAATGATGGAACGTATCTTTCCAGTCATGTTCCGTGGATACTTGCCAACTCATGTGTGGGAAGTGTTAGCAGAGGTGAGCTTCTTTTATCGCAAACTTTGCGCAAAACAGTTTGATCCTATAGAGATGGCAAACATGCAGTCTCAAGTAATTGTTTTGGTTTGCAAATTAGAAAAGATCTTTCCACCTGGATTTTTTAATCCAATGCAACACTTAATGATCCACTTACCATATGAAGCTAGCATGGGTGGACCTGTGCAATTTAGATGGAATTACCCCATTGAAAGAGGCCAAAAGTATCTTAAGAGCAAGGTTAGAAACCGAAGACGTGTTGAAGCATCCATAGCAGAGGCTTACATACTAGATGAAATCTCAAACTTCACATCCATATACTTTGCTGATCAAGTGCAGACAATTCACAATCCTGTTCCTCGATACAATGTTGCTACTCAGTCTATTGATTGTTCCCTAAATCTATTCTCTATTAGGGGGGATTCTACTAGCCGTGGAGTCCCTCGACACCTAACTCGTGAAGAGTGGAATGCTGCCATGTTGTATGTGCTTACAAACCTTACTGAAGTGGATGACTACATTGG GAAATTCATAGATGAGGAATGGACTAGACGAGGTGTCCCAACAAGGCAACAACAAGAGAATATCTTACGGAATGGTGCTGGGAGAGATCGTCCTAATTTCGTATCTTGGTTCTATCAACAA GGATACTGA
- the LOC127775880 gene encoding uncharacterized protein LOC127775880 isoform X2 has translation MSESQAKQMTWHKNGHRYHTDKIVHPADGEAWKKFDRDFTGFSMEARNVRIAIATDGFCPFGMGSSSYTCWPMFVIPLNLPPGVCMRQHNMFLTLIIPGPNYPGKHISVFMEPLVDELIHAWQQGVLTYDRATKTNFIMRVSFLYSIHDLPAYGIFYGWCVHGKMPCPTCMEALQGKRLKFGGKYSFFDCHRQFLPIDHSFRSDSNSFLSNTTVSNEPPLRLSGQEIRARLDNLVPAANGDKFVGYGKDHHWTHISSLWRLPYFHKLVLPHNIDVMHNEKNVAEAIFNTCFDIPDQTKDNVKARLDQAALCNRPELNLVQKHASSQWVKPRADFCLSRAQKKEVLEWFQTLKFPDGYGSNLRRGVNLKTMRINGLKSHDYHIMMERIFPVMFRGYLPTHVWEVLAEGGFY, from the exons ATGTCTGAATCGCAGGCCAAGCAAATGACATGGCACAAGAATGGTCATCGGTACCATACTGACAAGATTGTACACCCAGCTGATGGTGAGGCCTGGAAGAAATTTGATAGGGACTTCACAGGCTTTTCAATGGAAGCCCGCAATGTTAGAATAGCAATAGCAACAGACGGGTTCTGTCCATTTGGTATGGGTTCTTCTTCGTACACTTGCTGGCCTATGTTTGTCATTCCTTTAAACCTTCCACCTGGTGTTTGCATGCGCCAGCACAACATGTTCCTTACCTTGATAATTCCTGGGCCAAATTATCCTGGCAAACACATTAGTGTATTCATGGAACCCTTAGTTGATGAACTTATACATGCTTGGCAGCAAGGTGTGTTGACATATGATCGTGCCACCAAGACGAATTTCATCATGCGAGTCTCATTTCTTTATTCTATCCATGACCTTCCAGCATATGGTATATTTTACGGTTGGTGTGTGCATGGAAAGATGCCATGCCCAACATGTATGGAGGCACTCCAAGGAAAAAGGTTGAAGTTTGGTGGAAAGTACTCATTCTTTGATTGTCATCGCCAGTTCCTCCCAATTGATCATAGCTTTAGAAGTGATTCAAATTCTTTTCTATCAAACACTACAGTTAGCAATGAACCACCTCTTCGTCTCTCAGGTCAAGAGATCCGTGCCCGGTTAGATAACCTTGTCCCTGCTGCTAATGGAGATAAGTTTGTAGGCTATGGCAAGGATCACCATTGGACACATATATCTAGTTTGTGGAGACTCCCGTACTTTCACAAACTAGTACTTCCTCATAACATCGATGTCATGCACAATGAAAAGAATGTTGCTGAGGCAATTTTCAATACTTGCTTTGACATTCCAGACCAAACGAAGGACAATGTCAAGGCTCGCCTTGATCAAGCAGCACTTTGTAACAGACCTGAATTGAACCTCGTCCAAAAACATGCATCTAGTCAGTGGGTAAAGCCAAGAGCTGACTTTTGCTTGAGTAGAGCTCAGAAGAAGGAAGTATTAGAATGGTTTCAAACATTGAAATTCCCTGATGGCTATGGGTCGAACCTAAGGAGAGGAGTGAATTTGAAAACCATGCGGATCAATGGGTTAAAAAGCCATGATTACCACATAATGATGGAACGTATCTTTCCAGTCATGTTCCGTGGATACTTGCCAACTCATGTGTGGGAAGTGTTAGCAGAG GGGGGATTCTACTAG
- the LOC127775881 gene encoding probable transcription factor GLK1 → MLAVSPAMCPDIEDRAAVAGDAGMEVVGMSSDDMDQFDFSVDDIDFGDFFLRLEDGDVLPDLEVDPAEIFTDFEAIATSGGEGVQDQEVPTVELLAPADDVGVLDPCGDVVVGEENAAFAGVGEEKGGCNQDDDAGEANADDGAAAVEAKSSSPSSTTSSSQEAESRHKSSSKSSHGKKKAKVDWTPELHRRFVQAVEQLGIDKAVPSRILEIMGIDSLTRHNIASHLQKYRSHRKHMIAREAEAASWTQRRQIYAAGGGAVAKRPESNAWDVPTIGFPPPPPPPSPAPMQHFARPLHVWGHPTMDPSRVPVWPPRHLVPRGPAPPWVPPPPPSDPAFWHHPYMRGSAHVPTQGTPCMAMPMPAARFPVPPVPGVVPCPMYRPLTPPALASKNQQDAQLQLQVQPSSESIDAAIGDVLSKPWLPLPLGLKPPSVDSVMGELQRQGVANVPPACG, encoded by the exons ATGCTTGCCGTGTCGCCGGCGATGTGCCCCGACATTGAGGACcgcgccgcggtggccggcgatgcTGGCATGGAGGTCGTCGGGATGTCGTCGGACGACATGGATCAGTTCGACTTCTCCGTCGATGACATAGACTTCGGGGACTTCTTCCTGAGGCTGGAGGACGGTGATGTGCTCCCGGACCTCGAGGTCGACCCGGCCGAGATCTTCACCGACTTCGAGGCAATCGCGACGAGTGGAGGCGAAGGTGTGCAGGACCAGGAGGTGCCCACCGTCGAGCTCTTGGCGCCTGCGGACGACGTCGGTGTGCTGGATCCGTGCGGCGATGTCGTCGTCGGGGAGGAGAACGCGGCGTTTGCCGGGgttggagaggagaagggagggtgCAACCAGGACGATGATGCGGGGGAAGCGAATGCCGACGATGGAGCCGCGGCGGTTGAGGCCAAGTCTTCGTCGCCGTCatcgacgacgtcgtcgtcgcaggAGGCTGAGAGCCGGCACAAGTCATCCAGCAAGAGCTCCCATGGGAAGAAGAAAGCGAAG GTGGACTGGACGCCTGAGCTTCACCGGAGGTTCGTGCAGGCGGTGGAGCAGCTCGGCATCGACAAggccgtgccgtcgaggatacTTGAGATCATGGGGATCGACTCGCTCACCCGGCACAACATAGCCAGCCATCTTCAG AAGTACCGGTCACACAGAAAACACATGATTGCGAGagaggcggaggcagcgagtTGGACCCAACGGCGGCAGATTTACGCCGCCGGTGGAGGTGCTGTTGCGAAGAGGCCGGAGTCCAACGCGTGGGACGTGCCAACCATTGGCttccctcctccgccaccaccaccatcaccggcTCCGATGCAACATTTTGCTCGCCCGTTGCATGTTTGGGGCCACCCGACGATGGACCCGTCCCGAGTTCCAGTGTGGCCACCGCGGCACCTCGTTCCCCGTGGCCCGGCGCCACCATGggttccaccgccgccgccgtcggaccCTGCTTTCTGGCACCACCCTTACATGAGG GGGTCAGCACATGTGCCAACTCAAGGGACACCTTGCATGGCGATGCCCATGCCAGCTGCG AGATTTCCTGTTCCACCGGTGCCAGGAGTTGTCCCGTGTCCAATGTATAGGCCATTGACTCCACCAGCACTGGCGAGCAAGAATCAGCAGGACGCACAGCTTCAACTCCAGGTTCAACCA tCAAGCGAGAGCATCGACGCAGCTATCGGTGATGTTTTATCGAAACCGTGGTTGCCTTTGCCTCTTGGACTGAAGCCACCTTCAGTGGACAGTGTGATGGGCGAGCTGCAGAGGCAAGGCGTAGCAAACGTTCCTCCAGCGTGTGGATGA